In the Campylobacter lari genome, TAAGAGCTTATGATAATGGAGAAGGTGATGGAGATAATACCATAGTAGCTAACTTTGGTATAAGAATAAATATACCAAATACTAATTTTTATTTTACTCCTTTTTATGATGTAGGTTATGCTTGGTATGAAAAAGCTTCAGGGGATAGATTAGCAGATGAGCATTTTTTAGATGCAGTAGGCTTACAAGTACTTTATAATAAAACTAATGAGTATTATATAAAACTTGATGCAGCAAGAGCATTACATCAATATAAATACGATGATGATCATAGAATGAAATTATATTTAAGTGGTGGGGTGTATTTTTGAGATTGCAAGCTAAAACAGCTTGCAAATTTTATCAAACATTGAATCTAAAATGCATTACATCGCCATCTTGTACGATATAATCTTTCCCTTCAAGGCGTAGTTTTCCTGCTTCTTTAGCACCACTTTCGCCTTTACAAGCGATATAATCTTCATAAGAAATCACTTCAGCTTTGATAAAACCTTTTTCAAAGTCATTGTGGATCACGCTTGCTGCTTTTGGTGCTTTCCAGCCTCTTTGTATAGTCCATGATCTCACTTCTACTTGTCCTGCGGTAAAATAGCTAATTAAATTAAGCTTTGAAAAGGCTGTGCGTATAACTACTTCAAGCCCACTACGCTCAATGCCTAAAGATTTTAAAAACTCAAAATGCTCTTCATCGCTTAAAGCTATCATTTCCTCTTCTATTTTAGAGCAAAGCTTGATTACTTCATGGCCTGATTTTGCTGCGAATTCTTTAAGATCTTTTACAAATTCATTATCTTCTAAAAGGGAATTCTCATCTACATTTGCCCCATATATTACTTCCTTAGCTGAAAGCAATCTTAGTTCTTTTATAAGAGCATGATAGACTTCATTTTTATTTGGAAATGAACTTGCACTGTTGTTTTGATTTAAATGCTCTAAAAGCTCATTAGCTAAAGCTAAACTTTCTTTTGCACCTTTTTCGTTAGCCTTTGCACCTTTGGTGAGTTTTTCTATTTTTTTGCTAAGTTGTTCTATATCTGCTAGTATAAGCTCTGTTTCTATGATTTGCACATCACGCACAGGATTAACACTACCTGCAACATGGGTGATATTTTCATCATCAAAACAACGCACGATGTGTAAAATCATCTCTGTTTCGCGTATGTTGGATAAAAATTTATTACCCAAACCCTCGCCTTTGCTAGCGCCAGCTACTAGGCCTGCTATATCAACAAATTCTATATTTGAGCGTATAATTTTTTGTGGATTGACAATCTTTGCTAGTTCTTTTAAACGATGATCAGGCACAGGCACTACTGCTTTGTTTGGTTCTATGGTGCAAAATGGATAATTTGCACTTTCAGCATTTTGTGCTCTTGTTAGTGCGTTAAAAGTCGTAGATTTTCCAACATTTGGAAGTCCCACTATACCAACTGATAAACTCATTTTTTATTCCTTGAAAGATAAAGTAAATATGAAAGGCACATTCTAACACCTGCACCGGTTGCACCAAAATTATGATAACCCCAAGCTTTTTCTAGGTAAGCTGGCCCTGCGATGTCTAAATGTAGCCATTTGTCTTTGTATTCTTCTCTAATAAAAGAATTTAAAAACAACCCTGCAGTAATAGCACCACCATAACGACTTGAAGAGGTATTGCTAACATCTGCTATATTTGATTTTATAAGCTCTTTTAAGTGCGGATTAAAATGTAAAATAGTAGCCAAATCTCCACTTTTTTTACTTACTTTATAAAATTCGTTTTGCAAATCTTCATTATTTCCCATGATAGCACTTGTGTATTCTCCAAGTCCTACTACACAAGCTCCAGTTAGAGTAGCAAGATCTATTAATAAATCAGGTTTTAGATCTTGAGCAAGTGAAAGACAATCAGCCAAAACTAATCTTCCTTCCGCATCGGTATTTCTAACCTCTATACTCACACCTTCTCTTGAAATAAGTACATCATCAGGTTTATAAGCATTTCCACCTATCATATTTTCAGTTGCACCGATGATAGAATGCACTTCTATATCAATGTTTAATTCACTTGCACCTTTGATGATAGCCATTGCGGCCGCACCACCACTTTTGTCAGATTTCATCGTTAGCATATAATCAGCAGGTTTTAAACTAAGTCCACCACTATCATAAGTTAACCCTTTACCTACAAACACTACTTTCATTTTTGCATTTTTTGGTTTGTATGAAAGATGAATGAGTTTTGGTGGATGGATCGAAGCGCGATTTACTGCTAAAAATGCTTGCATTTTTTCTTGCTCTAAAAAATCACTTTCATAAATCTTACATGAAATCTTGCAATCATTTTGACTTAAGCTAAGAGCATCTTCAGCCATTTTAGCTGGGGTGTAAACTTGAGGAATTTCATTAACAATATCTTTTGCAAAATCACAAGCGTTTGAAAAAGCTTGACCATAATCAATTCCTATGCAAGCTTCTTCTAGGTTGTAAGCTTTTTCATTGATTTCATCTTTTGAAATGAAGATATTTTCTAGCTTGCTTGGCGTTTTTTCTTTTTTGTATTTGTTAAATTCATAAGCACCAAAAGTAAACCCTTGAATCATAGCATTAAAGCTATTTACTACACATTTTCCTACGACACTTTTTGTTTTTACGCTTTTGATTTCTAGTTTTTTTAAAGCCATGTAAGCACTTGCAAAAGCTAATCTTATATCTTCATATTCTAAACTCTTAAGTTCGCTATAAAGAATCTTATTTTGCATATCTATGCAAATTCCTTCACCTTTGTAATTTGAAATTTTAAAAAGCTCTTGACTTTGAGTATATTTTTCTATTTTTTTATCTTGTATTAATATGATTTCAAAATCAGCATTGATAGATTCAATACTTTTTTCTTTAAAATTAAATGTCATTTATGTGTCCTTTTTCTAAGTATAGATTTTTCTATTTGTTTCATACCTAAAAACAAAGCAAGTAAAAAACCAGCAATAATAGGCACTGCAAAATACCAGTGGTCTCCAGCCCATTCTACAGCTAGCCAAATTTCTTTTCCAAAAAACCATGCTAGTAAAATGGTAATAGCGGCCCAAGCCCAAGCACTAATGAGATTAATAAATGCAAATTTTTTGGCACTATAACGTGTTAGTCCTATACTCATAGGTATAATAGTTCTAAAGCCGTACATATATCTTTGTATGAAAATAATAGGCCAGCCAAAACGTTGCAAAAGTAAATGCGCTATAGCAAATTTACGCCTTTGAGTGCGGAGTTTTTTCTGAATGTATTTTTTGTTATATCTTCCTATGTAAAAATATATTTGATCGCCTACAAAACCACCTAAACCTGCTATGAAGATTATAAGGCCTAAATTTACATGTCCTTCGTGTGCGAAAATACCTGCTAAAATAAGCGCAAGTTCTCCCTCAAGTATACACCATAAAAACACGATGATGTAAGCCCAGTTTTTATAATCATATAAAAGTTGTTTTAAAAATTCTTCCATTTTATACCTCTAAAACACTATAAACAGAAGTCAATTTAGCTAATTCTTTAGCCCCATCAAGATCTTTTAATTCTAGTAAAAAACAAGCTTCAACACATTTTGCATTGAGTTTTTCTATGAGTTTAACAGCGGCTATTGCTGTACCACCTGTAGCGATAAGATCATCTATAAGTAAAACATTTGCTTTTTGATTATTAAAAGCATCGATGTGAATTTCTATAGTATCACTGCCATATTCTAAGCTATAAGATTCTTGCAGGTATTTTGAAGGTAGTTTTCCAGGTTTTCTAATAGGCACAAAAGGTAATTTTAATCTAGCACTTAAAGCAGCCCCAAAAATAAAACCTCTACTTTCTATACCAACGATATAATCAAGCTTTGCATTTTGATACTTTTCTACTAAGTGATCCATTAAAAATGCAAATGCTTCTTTATTATTTAATAAAGTTGTAATATCTCTAAAAATAATCCCTTCTTTTGGAAAATCCTTAATAGCTCTAATACTATCTAATAAATATTTTTTATCTTGTTCTTTTATCATAATAATGCCTCGATTTTTGCTTCTAATTCTTTAATTCTTTGTCTTAATTTTTCATTTTCAATACGATATTGCGAATTTCTTGTTCTAAGAGAGGTTAAATCTGCTTTGCTTTTGTTTAATTCTTCGGTTAGAATATCAATATTACCTAAACTTCTTTGAAGCTGTACTTGTAGCTTTCTAATGACTATTTCAGTATCATCAAGATTGTTTTTTATAAATTCTTTTGCCACTTTTTCCTTATGAAGTAAGGTTTTGTAGTAAAGTAGCATAATAGTCATATAAATACTAACACAAATTAATACAGTTAATACAAGCCAACTTAAAATCATAACTTTGCCTCTATTTTACTAATTCGTACACAATGTCTTCCGCCACTAAAAGAAGTATTGATGAAATTTGAAATAATTTCAAAGGCCATATCTACTCCTATTAACCTAGCTCCTAAAGCTAAAACATTTGCATCGTTGTGTTCTCTTGAGAGTTTAGCGCTTAAAGGTTCATTGCATAAGGCACAGCGTATATTTTTGTGTCGATTTGCTGCTATACTCATACCAATGCCTGAGCCACAAACTAAAATTCCAAAACTATTTTCATCGATTTTAGAGCTTAATAAATGCGCATAATCAGGATAATCACAACGATCCTCACTAAAAGGTCCTAAATCTTCAAAGTTTATATTTTTTTCTTGTAAAAAATTGATAATCTCTTGTTTTAAAACAAAACCAGCATGATCGCTTGCTATGTAAATTTTTTCTCTTAACATTTAATAATCACTTTATCGTTGAAATTTAAAGTATTAATTTTATCATATTTAATTAAAATTTTTCTTTCTTATATATAATTATTTTTTGATGTTTTCAAATATTTATTTGATATAATGACAATAATTATTTAAGGTTTAAAATGAAGCTTATATTGATTGGTTCTTCAACGGGCGGTCCAAGCCAGCTAAAGTTTTTGCTAAACGATGTAGAGCTTAAAGATTGTGCAGTGGTAATTGCTCAGCACATGAACCCAGCTTTTATCCCTTCTTTTGTAAATCAATTTAACAAAGAAGCAAAAAGCGATGTGATCATACCAAGTGATAAAGAAGTTTTAAAAAATAAAATTTATATTTGCCAAAGAAATATGGTTTTAAGTGGAAATAATACACCGGTGCTAAATGCTACTGAGGAAACAAGCAGTTTTAATCCAGGAATTGATGTTTTATTTCATTCTGCTGTAAATCTTTGTAAGTATAATAAAATTTTAGCTTTGATTATGACAGGAATGGGCGATGATGGTGCTAAGTCTTTATTTGAACTTTATAAGGTTGGAGTAAGGTGTTTGTGCGAGAATGAAGCAGATTCCATAGTATATGGAATGCCAAAAAAAGCTAGAGATACTAATCCAAATTTAAAACCCATGAGTTTAATAGAACTTAAAAAAGAAATAACAAATTTTATAAAATCATAGGATGAAAAGATGATTAAAATTACAGAAAATGAAATGCATGATTTTGTGAAAATAGTAGAACAAATAAGCGGAAATAATTTAAGCACTAAAAGAGATATTTTACTAATTAAGCTTCCAAAATTTTTACAGGAGTTGGGTTTAAATAGTCTTAGTGAATTAAATGAAAAAGTGCAGTTTCAAAGAAATCTAAAGCAAGAAACTATGGATTTTATTACAGTTTGTGAGACTTATTTTTTTAGAGAATTAGAGCAATTAAAAGATGTTATTTTTTATATCAAATCTCTTGATCGACCTGTAAATGTACTTTGTGCTCCATGCTCAAGTGGTGAAGAAGTGTATTCTTTAGCTATTTTAGCAAGTGAGAATTTCATCAAGGGTATGAATATAGTTGGTATAGATATTAATAAAAAAATGATAGATAAGTGCAATGAAATGATATATTCAGAGCGCTCTGTGGCTAGATTAAACACTATGCAAAAAACGCGTTATTTTGATATAAAAGATAGAATGTATCATCTTAAAAAAGAAACTCTAGCTTGTAGATGTCGTTTTGAACTTTGTAATGTTTTTGATGATTCTTTGTTTAAGCTTGGAAAATTTGATGTGATTTTTTCAAGAAATATGATGATATATTTTGATCAAGATTTCAAAATAAGACTTATGGAACGTTTTTATAAGATATTAAATAGAGAGGGTAGAATTTACCCAGGCAAGTCAGATCTTGTACCTGAGACAGCTTATTTTGATAAGAATTTTTCAGCAGGTGGGGTTTATTATTCTAAGGTGGATTAATTATATTTTTTATTAAACCACCACCAATAAATCGCCGCAAAGATAAAACATACTCCTAAGCCAAAAGTAAAATGACTTAATTTTACTCCATAAAATTCAAATAAATACCCTGTTGAGAAAGCAATAATTGCACTAAAGGTTAAATACACCATATCATTATAAGCGATTACTCTACCATAATATCTTTTATCGCAATCATTTTGTAAAAGTGTATAAGTATAGCTCCATAAAGATGAAGTACAAAAACCTGCCATCACTAAGCCTATGAAGGCAAGATAAAAGTTAAATTGCAAGCAAGCCCAAAGCATGATGCCTATGCCTTGTGCTAAGTATAAATACACTAAAGTATTTTTGTTAATATAAGGACTAAGCACATAAGGACCTATGAGTAAAGATATGGCTCTTATAGCATTAGAAATTCCTATAGCTAAAGGTATAGAAATAACTTTTGCGTATTCATATTCAGCTAAAAGTGTGATTAAAACATCATAAGCAGTTATCCCTACAACTCCATGAAGCAAAATCAAATGAATGATTTTTTTATTACTAAATACATAAGCTAAACCTTCTTTGATTAGTATAAAAAGATTGTTTTGTGTGGTGTTTTTTTCATCAGGTAGGATTAAAGTTTTAAGTATAAGCATAGCACAAAATAGCATTAAAGTATCGGCTATAAAAGCTGGTTTTACTCCAAAAAGATCTATAAAAAGTCCTGCTGCACCCATACCCAAAGCATATGATACAGCCCATATAATACTATGAAGCTCATTACCTAGTTTTAATTCTTGCGGGGTTAAAATTTTAGGTAAAACTGACATTTCTGTTTGAAAATACATACTTGCAACAGCCATACGCACAAAGGTTAAAAAGTATAAAAACCAAAGCATAGCTAAAGAATTTACAAAAATTAGCATAAAAATAGAAATCATCTCAATGCTAATCATTGTTAGCAATAAATTCTTAGGTTTAAATCTATCTACTATAACTCCATTTATAGGTGCAAGTATAATAGAAGGTAAAAAAACAAAAATAGCTGAAAAACCTATAATATTTGCAGGTGCTTGGAGTTCTTTGGTTAAAAGGGTAAAAACACCCACTTGAGAAAACCACGCACCAAAATAACTTATAAATTGTACTGTTGCTAAAAGGCGAAAAGTTTTATTATTTTTAAGTAAAGACCTATAAGTCATGAACATCCTATGAATATATGAAATTAAAGGGCTTGATTATAACGTTTTTAAGATTATTTTACATTTAAATGTTATAATAATTCTTTTTTATAAAAAAGGTTAATAATGAATAGATTAAGCAAAAAAGAAGCATTAAATTTACTCCAAAATGCACCTTTATATGAACTAGGTGCAATGGCATATGAGAAAAAATTAGAGCTTCATCCTGAAAAAATAACTACTTTTGTGGTAGATAGAAATATAAACTACACAAATATTTGTTGTATTGATTGTGATTTTTGTGCTTTTTGTAGAAAAGAAAAAGATGATGATTCTTATATTTTAAAATACGAAGAAATAGGACAAAAAATAGAAGAATTACAAGCCATAGGTGGAACGCAAATTTTATTTCAAGGCGGAGTACACCCAAAACTTAAAATAGAATGGTATGAAGACTTACTTTCTTATATAAAAACTAATTATCCAACCATCACTGTGCATGGTTTTTCAGCAGTAGAGATAGCTTATATAGCAAGAGTTTCTAAAATTTCTATTGAAGAGGTTTTAAAAAGACTGCAAGCTAAAGGACTTTTTTCTATACCTGGAGCAGGTGCTGAAGTATTAAGCGATAGAGTAAGAGATATTATAGCACCACACAAATGTGACACAGCTACTTGGCTTAGGGTGCATGAGAGTGCACATAATATAGGTATGAAAAGTACTGCTACTATGATGTTTGGTACGGTTGAGAATGATGAGGAAATCATCGAACATTTTGATCATTTAAGAAATTTACAAGATAAAACAAATGGTTTTAGAGCTTTTATTTTGTGGTCATTTCAAAGCGAAAATACTCCTTTGATTAAAAAACATCCTGAAATCATCAAGCAAAGTTCTAATAGATATTTAAGATTGTTAGCTTTAGCAAGGTTGTATTTGGATAATTTTAAAAATTTACAAAG is a window encoding:
- the ychF gene encoding redox-regulated ATPase YchF, whose amino-acid sequence is MSLSVGIVGLPNVGKSTTFNALTRAQNAESANYPFCTIEPNKAVVPVPDHRLKELAKIVNPQKIIRSNIEFVDIAGLVAGASKGEGLGNKFLSNIRETEMILHIVRCFDDENITHVAGSVNPVRDVQIIETELILADIEQLSKKIEKLTKGAKANEKGAKESLALANELLEHLNQNNSASSFPNKNEVYHALIKELRLLSAKEVIYGANVDENSLLEDNEFVKDLKEFAAKSGHEVIKLCSKIEEEMIALSDEEHFEFLKSLGIERSGLEVVIRTAFSKLNLISYFTAGQVEVRSWTIQRGWKAPKAASVIHNDFEKGFIKAEVISYEDYIACKGESGAKEAGKLRLEGKDYIVQDGDVMHFRFNV
- a CDS encoding leucyl aminopeptidase: MTFNFKEKSIESINADFEIILIQDKKIEKYTQSQELFKISNYKGEGICIDMQNKILYSELKSLEYEDIRLAFASAYMALKKLEIKSVKTKSVVGKCVVNSFNAMIQGFTFGAYEFNKYKKEKTPSKLENIFISKDEINEKAYNLEEACIGIDYGQAFSNACDFAKDIVNEIPQVYTPAKMAEDALSLSQNDCKISCKIYESDFLEQEKMQAFLAVNRASIHPPKLIHLSYKPKNAKMKVVFVGKGLTYDSGGLSLKPADYMLTMKSDKSGGAAAMAIIKGASELNIDIEVHSIIGATENMIGGNAYKPDDVLISREGVSIEVRNTDAEGRLVLADCLSLAQDLKPDLLIDLATLTGACVVGLGEYTSAIMGNNEDLQNEFYKVSKKSGDLATILHFNPHLKELIKSNIADVSNTSSSRYGGAITAGLFLNSFIREEYKDKWLHLDIAGPAYLEKAWGYHNFGATGAGVRMCLSYLLYLSRNKK
- a CDS encoding DedA family protein, giving the protein MEEFLKQLLYDYKNWAYIIVFLWCILEGELALILAGIFAHEGHVNLGLIIFIAGLGGFVGDQIYFYIGRYNKKYIQKKLRTQRRKFAIAHLLLQRFGWPIIFIQRYMYGFRTIIPMSIGLTRYSAKKFAFINLISAWAWAAITILLAWFFGKEIWLAVEWAGDHWYFAVPIIAGFLLALFLGMKQIEKSILRKRTHK
- the apt gene encoding adenine phosphoribosyltransferase, with the protein product MIKEQDKKYLLDSIRAIKDFPKEGIIFRDITTLLNNKEAFAFLMDHLVEKYQNAKLDYIVGIESRGFIFGAALSARLKLPFVPIRKPGKLPSKYLQESYSLEYGSDTIEIHIDAFNNQKANVLLIDDLIATGGTAIAAVKLIEKLNAKCVEACFLLELKDLDGAKELAKLTSVYSVLEV
- the rpiB gene encoding ribose 5-phosphate isomerase B, which encodes MLREKIYIASDHAGFVLKQEIINFLQEKNINFEDLGPFSEDRCDYPDYAHLLSSKIDENSFGILVCGSGIGMSIAANRHKNIRCALCNEPLSAKLSREHNDANVLALGARLIGVDMAFEIISNFINTSFSGGRHCVRISKIEAKL
- a CDS encoding MCP protein-glutamate methylesterase, producing the protein MKLILIGSSTGGPSQLKFLLNDVELKDCAVVIAQHMNPAFIPSFVNQFNKEAKSDVIIPSDKEVLKNKIYICQRNMVLSGNNTPVLNATEETSSFNPGIDVLFHSAVNLCKYNKILALIMTGMGDDGAKSLFELYKVGVRCLCENEADSIVYGMPKKARDTNPNLKPMSLIELKKEITNFIKS
- a CDS encoding CheR family methyltransferase; translated protein: MIKITENEMHDFVKIVEQISGNNLSTKRDILLIKLPKFLQELGLNSLSELNEKVQFQRNLKQETMDFITVCETYFFRELEQLKDVIFYIKSLDRPVNVLCAPCSSGEEVYSLAILASENFIKGMNIVGIDINKKMIDKCNEMIYSERSVARLNTMQKTRYFDIKDRMYHLKKETLACRCRFELCNVFDDSLFKLGKFDVIFSRNMMIYFDQDFKIRLMERFYKILNREGRIYPGKSDLVPETAYFDKNFSAGGVYYSKVD
- a CDS encoding MFS transporter, with the translated sequence MTYRSLLKNNKTFRLLATVQFISYFGAWFSQVGVFTLLTKELQAPANIIGFSAIFVFLPSIILAPINGVIVDRFKPKNLLLTMISIEMISIFMLIFVNSLAMLWFLYFLTFVRMAVASMYFQTEMSVLPKILTPQELKLGNELHSIIWAVSYALGMGAAGLFIDLFGVKPAFIADTLMLFCAMLILKTLILPDEKNTTQNNLFILIKEGLAYVFSNKKIIHLILLHGVVGITAYDVLITLLAEYEYAKVISIPLAIGISNAIRAISLLIGPYVLSPYINKNTLVYLYLAQGIGIMLWACLQFNFYLAFIGLVMAGFCTSSLWSYTYTLLQNDCDKRYYGRVIAYNDMVYLTFSAIIAFSTGYLFEFYGVKLSHFTFGLGVCFIFAAIYWWWFNKKYN
- a CDS encoding dehypoxanthine futalosine cyclase gives rise to the protein MNRLSKKEALNLLQNAPLYELGAMAYEKKLELHPEKITTFVVDRNINYTNICCIDCDFCAFCRKEKDDDSYILKYEEIGQKIEELQAIGGTQILFQGGVHPKLKIEWYEDLLSYIKTNYPTITVHGFSAVEIAYIARVSKISIEEVLKRLQAKGLFSIPGAGAEVLSDRVRDIIAPHKCDTATWLRVHESAHNIGMKSTATMMFGTVENDEEIIEHFDHLRNLQDKTNGFRAFILWSFQSENTPLIKKHPEIIKQSSNRYLRLLALARLYLDNFKNLQSSWVTQGSLIGQLALKFGANDLGSTMMEENVVAAAGAKYRMNQEQMIELIKDIGELPAKRDTAYNILERF